The genomic stretch GCCCCAGTCTTCCGTATCCAGGTTGAGCAGGATCTGGCCATTCAGCCAGCCGGCCTGCAGACCGTGTACGCCGCTCATGCCGGCTTCTTCGTCAACGGTCAGCAGCACTTCAATCGGGCCGTGCTCAATATCCTTGCTTTCCAGCACGGCCAGCGCGGCGGCCACGCCAATGCCGTTATCGGCACCCAGCGTGGTGCCCTGGGCGCGCACCCAGCCGTCCTGCACGCGCGGACGAATCGGGTCGGTATAAAAATCGTGGGCGGTATCGGCGTTCTTCTGCGTCACCATATCCAGGTGACCTTGCAGCACAACGGTCTGGCGCTCTTCAAAACCGGGTGTAGCCGGTTTTTTGATCAAGAGATTGCCGGTGGCGTCCACCTCGTACGCCAGGCCCTGGGCCCGGGCCCAGTCTTGCAGATGTGCCCGCAAGGCGGCTTCATGTTTGGATGGACGGGGAAAACTGCACAGCGTCTGGAAATGGCGCCACAACAGCGCCGGCTGCAATTGCGACAACGGCATCTTCACTATTCCCTAAAACTGAAAATCAAAAGCAGACAAGCAGAAAACCGGGATGTTACCCCTGGCCGGCGACGCTGGCAGTAAATATCCGCACAGTTTGCGGTGTTCAGCGGCCGCCAGGCAGCGGGTTGACCCGGGGAAGATTGGGCAGGCGCTGGCCGCGCCCGTTGTCGTCGGTGGGGTTGCCGTAGACCGAGCGCAGATTGTTGGGCTGGCAGAAAACGGGATCGTAGGCGGGGTTATCCATATTGCAGTTGTCCCCGGCCGGCAATTGCGGATTGGGGGTGGGTTGCGCTGATGCGGCAGCCGGGCTGACCGGTGCCGGTGCGGGTTCAGGCGTCGGGGCCGGCGTAACCCGGCGCGGCGGGGCCTCAATGGTCGTGACTGACCCGGCCTCATAAGGCAGCCGTTTCTGGCCATGACAAGGCGTCTGGCCATAGGTGATCTTGCCCTGGTCGTCCTGACACTTGTACACGTCCGCCGCCTCAGCCAGCTGGTTGAGGGCAAGACCTGCAGCGAACAGACAACCTGCCAGTTGGCGCATGGCATCCTCCTGAATCGGCCCGGGATATGGATCAGTGCGTTGTTGGCCAGATTCTTTTTATAT from Silvimonas iriomotensis encodes the following:
- a CDS encoding DUF4124 domain-containing protein; translated protein: MRQLAGCLFAAGLALNQLAEAADVYKCQDDQGKITYGQTPCHGQKRLPYEAGSVTTIEAPPRRVTPAPTPEPAPAPVSPAAASAQPTPNPQLPAGDNCNMDNPAYDPVFCQPNNLRSVYGNPTDDNGRGQRLPNLPRVNPLPGGR